The proteins below are encoded in one region of Silene latifolia isolate original U9 population chromosome 2, ASM4854445v1, whole genome shotgun sequence:
- the LOC141642331 gene encoding uncharacterized protein LOC141642331 — protein MGGAPSTPSHIPDDSAEYLISTFVGEKTFPMNSEFWHKLLELPLHLHWPPNRVLQACHSLVQNNCHTRHMAKLLIHFACCLQDCTSVSDAPSTSFAKALNAVHLSSVFLKYAIENSQTDNFEELYLALDENEAVPSGFSKGQSVESFVIHSVLNFICKVEASPHTYRLHYELLNFMMVAMSTQLLSGPSPGPKDVHPFSNAVMAQEASLVAMVVHILLMNYISQPRSNFNGESFSEGSHPGVLQKVGSAAANLVLLPLNLFVGSNYEASRVLLGKSSLHLLLILVHFRKCIVVHDPFKGQKDDKAASDVPEKKTHFSENPYNMALENARDVEFDRTDVEGNAHCGPLVRLPFASLYDTLGMCLADEGAALLLYSLVQGNADFLEYVLVRTDLDTLLMPILEILYNAPTRTSNQIYMLLIILLILSQDSTFNASIHKLILPNVPWYQERRLHRTSLGSLMVVVLIRTVKYNLSRLQDIYLHTNCLAALANMAPHAHRLDAYASQRLVSLFHMLSRKYTKLAEIQNDKMQISNVASAEEGIVEAMSMELHIYTDFLRIVLEIINAILTYSLPQNPEVVYAVMHRQEVFQPFRNHPRFNELLENIFTVIDFFNSRMDAQEVDGEWSVEKVLQVIVNNCRSWRGDGMKMFTQLRFTYEQESHPEEFFIPYVWQLAVSNCEFAFNPSKINLFSVDQSAEQNKYTGEETVKHQSVDISPHETELDV, from the exons ATGGGCGGTGCCCCTTCTACCCCGAGTCACATTCCCGATGACTCGGCCGAGTATTTAATCAGTACGTTTGTCGGTGAGAAAACGTTTCCTATGAATTCCGAGTTTTGGCATAAATTGCTCGAGCTTCCTCTTCACCTTCATTGGCCTCCGAATCGTGTTCTCCAAGCTTGCCATTCTTTAG TACAGAACAACTGCCACACAAGGCATATGGCGAAGCTATTGATCCACTTTGCATGCTGTTTGCAAGATTGCACATCAGTTTCTGATGCTCCATCTACTTCTTTTGCCAAGGCTTTAAATGCAGTTCACTTGTCTTCTGTATTTTTGAAGTATGCAATTGAAAATAGCCAGACCGATAACTTTGAAGAGTTGTACCTTGCTTTGGATGAGAACGAGGCTGTACCAAGCGGATTTTCAAAAG gtcagAGTGTTGAAAGTTTTGTCATCCACAGTGTGCTTAACTTTATTTGCAAAGTCGAGGCTAG TCCGCACACATACCGTCTTCATTATGAACTTCTTAACTTCATGATGGTTGCCATGTCCACTCAGCTTTTGTCTGGGCCTTCTCCTGGACCAAAAGATGTTCACCCGTTTTCCAATGCTGTTATGGCACAG GAAGCTTCTTTGGTTGCCATGGTTGTTCATATACTACTAATGAATTACATTTCCCAACCTCGTAGCAATTTCAATGGCGAATCATTCTCTGAAGGGAGTCATCCTGGTGTCTTGCAAAAAGTTGGGTCTGCTGCGG CAAATTTGGTGCTGTTGCCACTCAATCTTTTTGTTGGTTCAAACTACGAAGCATCAAGAGTTTTGTTGGGGAAGAGCAGTCTCCATTTGCTTCTAATTCTTGTTCATTTTCGTAAATGTATTGTTGTTCATGACCCTTTCAAGGGCCAAAAGGATGACAAGGCTGCTTCAGACGTGCCTGAAAAGAAAACACATTTCTCTGAAAATCCGTACAACATGGCTTTGGAAAATGCAAGGGACGTTGAAT TTGATCGGACTGATGTTGAGGGGAATGCTCATTGTGGGCCGCTTGTGAGGCTACCCTTTGCCTCCCTTTATGATACTCTAGGCAT GTGCTTAGCTGATGAAGGTGCTGCCCTGCTGCTTTATTCTTTAGTGCAGGGGAACGCAGACTTCCTGGAATATGTTTTAGTGCGAACAGATCTTGATACTCTG TTGATGCCTATCTTGGAAATTTTGTACAATGCTCCGACAAGGACATCAAATCAGATTTATATGCTGTTGATTATCCTTCTCATTCTCAGTCAGGATTCTACTTTCAACGCAAGTATTCACAAGCTG ATTCTACCAAATGTGCCCTGGTATCAGGAACGTCGCCTTCATCGTACATCGCTCGGATCATTGATGGTTGTAGTACTCATACGGACTGTTAAGTACAACTTATCTAGGCTTCAG GATATTTATCTCCACACAAATTGTCTAGCAGCATTAGCAAACATGGCTCCTCATGCTCACCGTTTGGATGCATATGCTTCTCAGAGACTAGTTAGCCTCTTTCATATGCTTTCGCGCAA ATACACAAAATTAGCTGAGATACAAAATGACAAGATGCAAATAAGTAACGTCGCCTCTGCAGAAGAAGGCATAGTAGAAGCTATG TCTATGGAATTGCATATTTATACCGATTTCCTACGGATTGTCTTGGAAATAATTAATGCTATCCTGACATATTCCCTTCCACAGAATCCAGAG GTCGTTTATGCAGTAATGCACAGACAGGAGGTGTTCCAGCCTTTCAGAAATCATCCAAGATTTAACGAATTGCTTGAAAACATTTTCACA GTTATAGATTTCTTCAATAGTCGTATGGATGCACAAGAAGTAGACGGTGAGTGGTCAGTGGAGAAGGTTCTCCAGGTTATTGTCAACAATTGTAGATCATGGCGAGGTGATGGCATGAAG ATGTTCACTCAACTACGTTTCACATATGAACAAGAAAGTCATCCTGAAGAGTTCTTTATACCATATGTTTGGCAGCTTGCTGTATCTAACTG TGAATTTGCCTTCAATCCAAGCAAAATAAACTTATTTTCGGTGGATCAGTCTGCAGAG CAGAATAAATACACCGGAGAAGAAACTGTCAAACATCAAAGTGTAGACATTAGTCCACATGAAACCGAGCTCGATGTTTAG